Proteins from a single region of Aquirhabdus parva:
- a CDS encoding molybdopterin-dependent oxidoreductase has product MTVLKAPEQHFRTCHLCEAMCGVVITHQDGEILSIKGDKDDSFSRGHICPKAVALKDLHEDPDRLRHPVKRVGDDFVKISWEEAYETIEHNLKKIRKTYGGESIAAYLGNPTVHTPALLLVPSFIHALGAKKTFSATSADQLPTMLANLQMFNHQLLFPVPDLDRTDFFLIVGGNPAASNGSLMSAGDPMGRIKAIRERGGRVVLIDPRQTETAEKVDEHLFIRPGTDFFFLAAMIQVLFAEKLVRLRDLSIPNDDLDVLQAALAEFTPEAVSALTGIAADQIRELTRAFAQAERAACYGRIGACVQEFGGLTTWLLHVVNVLTGNLDREGGMMFATPPMDMLKFGSKGEYGRRRSRVRQLPSFGGELPSSALAEEILTEGKGKIRALFTHAGNPVLSTANGRQLDTALASLDFMVSIDIYINETTRHAHIILPPTSALERSHMEVGLAALTVRNVAKWSPALFAAPAGSQHDWQILLALTQRLKDSSGAKRFVRDRVFQVIDRLGLDAGIDLILRTGPYGSHSPLLRPKSTLLQKIKTVLSPDKQGLSLNTLRLNPHGVDLGALKANILSARKQAINIIPDLYLKDIDRARIKLSETPTDQMQIIGRRHVRSNNSWMHNSHRLIKGKGRCTAMLHPDDAVRLQISEGQHVRVSSRVGSIELPAEITQQVMAGVVSVPHGWGHDRKGVRLDTARKVSGVSLNDITDDQFIDAITGMSVLNGMAVVVEAVS; this is encoded by the coding sequence ATGACTGTTTTAAAAGCCCCTGAGCAGCACTTTCGTACATGTCATTTATGTGAAGCGATGTGTGGTGTTGTGATTACCCACCAAGATGGCGAGATTCTGTCGATTAAAGGGGATAAAGACGATAGCTTTTCTCGTGGCCATATCTGCCCTAAAGCAGTCGCATTAAAAGATTTGCATGAGGATCCTGATCGCCTCAGACATCCTGTCAAACGTGTGGGCGATGACTTTGTCAAAATCTCTTGGGAAGAGGCTTATGAGACCATTGAGCACAATCTGAAGAAAATTCGTAAGACCTATGGTGGTGAATCCATTGCCGCGTATCTAGGGAATCCAACGGTCCATACACCCGCACTTTTGCTTGTACCCTCTTTCATTCATGCCCTTGGGGCCAAGAAGACCTTTAGTGCGACCTCCGCTGATCAGTTGCCAACGATGTTGGCCAATTTACAGATGTTTAATCATCAGCTTTTATTCCCTGTACCTGATTTAGACCGCACTGATTTCTTTCTCATTGTCGGTGGCAATCCAGCAGCGTCAAATGGTAGTTTGATGAGTGCGGGTGATCCTATGGGGAGAATCAAAGCGATTCGCGAGCGCGGTGGCCGGGTGGTACTGATTGATCCACGACAAACCGAAACTGCTGAAAAAGTGGATGAGCACCTGTTTATTCGTCCAGGGACTGATTTCTTTTTCTTGGCGGCGATGATTCAAGTTTTGTTTGCCGAAAAATTAGTTCGCTTACGCGATTTGTCGATTCCTAATGACGATTTAGACGTGTTACAAGCAGCACTTGCCGAGTTTACACCTGAAGCCGTGTCGGCTTTGACTGGAATTGCTGCGGATCAAATCCGCGAGTTAACGCGTGCGTTTGCTCAAGCAGAGCGTGCGGCTTGTTATGGTCGGATAGGTGCCTGTGTACAGGAGTTTGGTGGACTGACCACTTGGTTGTTGCATGTTGTCAATGTTTTAACGGGTAATCTGGATCGGGAAGGTGGGATGATGTTCGCGACACCACCCATGGATATGTTGAAATTTGGTTCAAAAGGAGAGTATGGCCGTCGTCGTTCTAGAGTACGTCAATTGCCTTCTTTTGGCGGTGAGTTACCCTCTTCAGCGTTAGCGGAGGAAATATTAACCGAAGGAAAAGGAAAAATTCGGGCTTTATTTACCCATGCCGGTAATCCAGTTCTTTCCACAGCCAATGGACGCCAGTTGGATACAGCATTGGCCTCACTAGACTTTATGGTTTCAATAGATATTTATATCAATGAAACGACGCGCCATGCCCATATTATTTTACCACCAACAAGTGCGCTTGAGCGCTCCCACATGGAAGTGGGCTTAGCCGCACTGACGGTACGCAATGTCGCAAAGTGGTCGCCTGCTTTGTTTGCAGCCCCAGCAGGCAGTCAACATGATTGGCAGATTCTATTGGCTCTCACTCAGCGTTTGAAAGATTCTAGTGGGGCTAAACGTTTTGTACGTGACAGAGTATTTCAAGTCATTGATCGATTGGGTCTTGATGCCGGAATCGATTTGATTTTACGGACAGGACCTTATGGCAGTCATTCTCCCTTACTGCGTCCGAAGAGTACGTTGCTACAAAAAATCAAAACAGTGCTGTCTCCCGATAAGCAAGGCTTAAGTTTAAACACGCTGCGTTTAAACCCTCATGGCGTTGATTTAGGCGCTTTGAAAGCGAATATATTATCTGCGCGTAAACAAGCAATTAACATCATTCCCGATTTATACCTGAAGGATATAGACCGCGCACGTATTAAATTGTCAGAAACGCCAACTGATCAAATGCAAATCATTGGTCGTCGCCATGTCCGGAGTAATAACTCATGGATGCACAATTCACATCGTTTGATCAAAGGTAAAGGGCGTTGTACCGCAATGCTACACCCGGATGATGCCGTGCGTTTACAGATTAGTGAAGGGCAGCATGTGCGCGTCAGTTCGCGGGTGGGCAGTATTGAGTTACCTGCGGAAATAACGCAGCAGGTGATGGCAGGTGTGGTCAGTGTCCCTCATGGCTGGGGGCATGATCGGAAAGGTGTGCGTTTAGATACGGCGCGAAAAGTATCAGGCGTGAGTCTGAATGATATTACCGATGATCAATTCATTGATGCGATTACAGGGATGTCTGTATTAAATGGTATGGCTGTCGTAGTTGAGGCGGTCAGTTAA
- a CDS encoding hemerythrin domain-containing protein produces MNTQVIVNSPNAIDVLITDHRKIGELFTDYLELGEGDSRLKEKFAKFLRRDLLKYMIIQENVFFPFIATKITRGQDLIDEAIVAHVGFKELIAKLQNMSPDDELFDATIKVLSQRFEIYVGDMESCFFPLLKRSDIDLDELGVRMLKGAEKVD; encoded by the coding sequence ATGAATACTCAAGTTATCGTTAATTCGCCCAATGCGATTGATGTATTGATAACGGATCATCGTAAAATTGGTGAACTATTTACTGATTATTTAGAATTAGGTGAAGGGGACTCCCGATTAAAAGAAAAATTTGCCAAGTTCTTACGTCGGGATTTATTAAAATATATGATTATTCAGGAGAATGTTTTTTTTCCATTCATCGCAACCAAAATTACGCGTGGACAAGACCTGATTGATGAGGCAATCGTGGCTCATGTCGGTTTCAAAGAGCTGATTGCAAAGTTGCAGAATATGAGTCCTGACGATGAGCTTTTTGATGCGACCATTAAGGTACTTTCTCAGCGATTTGAGATCTATGTTGGTGATATGGAAAGTTGCTTTTTTCCTTTATTGAAACGCTCTGATATCGATCTTGATGAGTTGGGGGTTCGTATGCTGAAGGGTGCAGAAAAAGTCGATTAA
- a CDS encoding L,D-transpeptidase: MPHIEIDIAQQTLTFFGDGQALVYPVSTALNGVGEIEGSERTPRGLHVISEKIGEDLPINAVLRGRQFTGEIYDSLLAEAHPNRDWILTRILWLTGCEPGFNHGVNDDGINVDSHQRYIYIHGTPDSEPMGVAKSHGCIRMHNHELIDLFVRVEEGVTVNIIE; encoded by the coding sequence ATGCCCCACATTGAGATTGATATCGCACAGCAAACATTGACTTTTTTTGGTGATGGGCAGGCATTGGTTTATCCAGTTTCTACGGCATTAAATGGTGTGGGCGAAATTGAAGGCAGTGAAAGAACACCGAGAGGCTTGCATGTCATTAGTGAAAAAATTGGCGAGGACTTGCCAATCAATGCTGTGCTGCGTGGTCGGCAATTTACAGGTGAGATTTATGATTCGTTGCTTGCAGAAGCCCACCCTAATCGGGATTGGATATTAACCAGAATCCTTTGGTTGACGGGATGTGAACCGGGATTTAATCATGGCGTGAATGATGACGGCATCAATGTGGACTCTCATCAGCGCTATATCTATATTCATGGTACGCCTGACAGTGAACCTATGGGTGTTGCTAAGTCACATGGATGTATTCGTATGCATAATCACGAGCTCATTGATTTATTTGTGCGAGTCGAAGAGGGAGTCACTGTTAATATTATAGAGTAG
- a CDS encoding aldehyde dehydrogenase family protein, translating into MNSPFSQEPLQADTTTIQHAFAAQAATAIRLRQSTKAERIEKIKALKAALLTHQQEIIAAGFADFGKPATEVELTEILPVVAEANDAIRKLGGWMKPKKVWPSRMMVGTTGYTQYEPKGRVLIISPWNYPVNLTLGPLVSAIAAGNTAIIKTSEMTPHLSSVITQIIKQTFDPSEIVVFEGDASVAQALLELPFDHIFFTGSPNVGKIVMAAAAKNLTSVTLELGGKSPTIIDESADLAVAAQNTLWAKYTNNGQTCIAPDHIYVHNKVKDKFLEHCVATLEKTYGKNTLQIQSPDLARIVNDRHVRRVKHLLDDAVTRGAKVVTGGQIDETQRYISPTILDGIPQDADIMREEIFGPLLPIIGFDQLDTVIAKINAEPKPLALYVWSKNNDNIRKVLQQTSSGGACVNHSVVQFLHGNLPFGGVNNSGIGSAHGYHGFLAFSHERAIVRNWLMLAKMFFPPYTNLTRKLIALFIKTV; encoded by the coding sequence ATGAACAGCCCATTTTCACAAGAGCCGCTACAGGCCGATACTACAACTATCCAACACGCTTTTGCCGCTCAAGCAGCAACAGCTATTCGCTTACGCCAATCGACTAAGGCTGAGCGCATCGAGAAGATCAAAGCATTAAAAGCCGCGCTACTCACTCATCAACAAGAAATCATCGCGGCAGGTTTTGCAGACTTTGGTAAGCCTGCTACTGAAGTTGAACTGACAGAGATACTGCCCGTCGTCGCCGAGGCCAACGATGCCATTCGTAAATTAGGCGGCTGGATGAAACCCAAAAAGGTTTGGCCGTCACGAATGATGGTCGGTACGACTGGTTATACCCAATATGAGCCTAAAGGACGTGTGCTCATCATATCGCCATGGAACTATCCCGTGAACCTGACTTTAGGCCCCCTAGTTTCTGCGATTGCAGCGGGCAATACCGCGATCATTAAAACATCTGAAATGACCCCACACCTGTCGAGTGTGATTACACAGATTATCAAGCAAACATTTGATCCGAGTGAAATCGTAGTGTTTGAAGGCGATGCCAGCGTTGCACAAGCGTTACTTGAACTCCCCTTCGACCATATCTTCTTCACCGGATCGCCAAACGTTGGCAAAATCGTCATGGCAGCTGCCGCGAAGAACCTTACCAGCGTCACGCTAGAACTAGGTGGCAAGTCACCAACAATCATTGATGAAAGTGCTGATTTGGCTGTAGCTGCTCAAAATACTCTATGGGCAAAATACACCAACAACGGTCAAACATGTATTGCGCCAGATCATATCTACGTCCACAACAAGGTCAAAGATAAATTTTTAGAGCATTGTGTCGCCACCTTAGAAAAGACCTACGGCAAAAACACACTTCAGATTCAAAGTCCTGATCTGGCCCGCATCGTCAATGATCGTCATGTGAGGCGTGTCAAACATCTACTCGATGATGCAGTCACCCGCGGTGCCAAAGTGGTTACCGGCGGCCAAATCGATGAAACACAGCGTTATATCTCACCAACCATCCTAGATGGTATTCCGCAAGATGCAGATATTATGCGTGAAGAAATTTTCGGCCCCCTACTTCCCATTATCGGTTTTGATCAACTCGATACTGTCATTGCCAAGATCAACGCAGAACCCAAACCACTTGCGCTTTACGTCTGGAGCAAGAATAACGACAATATTCGTAAGGTCCTGCAACAAACGTCTTCTGGTGGTGCCTGCGTCAATCACAGCGTGGTTCAATTCCTACATGGCAACCTGCCATTTGGAGGCGTCAATAACTCTGGAATTGGCAGTGCGCACGGCTACCATGGTTTCCTTGCCTTCTCTCATGAGCGTGCGATTGTGCGTAACTGGCTGATGCTGGCAAAAATGTTCTTCCCACCCTACACCAACTTGACACGCAAACTGATTGCGCTGTTCATCAAAACGGTCTAA